The following are from one region of the Stanieria sp. NIES-3757 genome:
- a CDS encoding pyridine nucleotide-disulphide oxidoreductase dimerisation region: MAVDYDLLVIGSSWEGIYAAATAAKLKARVALVTQHKTGYFSNSEKFIRHSLTQISYLVQQRQENRFGIADEILSVPKNSLLAAKLWGKGVEENLVAEQSLTTLASLGVDVVFDRGEFCRLPKQALIVGQRKLESSAYLIATGSDLVVKSIPGTAEVDFLTITELFNLKDLDSLPKDLVVIGDCFCTLEVVHSLAKLGKSITLIVEQKRLLPQEDLDVALLIQAQLEADQVKIITNSPVTQIKKIDRKKWLQAGSYAIEADEIIFAGERTPNIDGLNLAGVGVQYQSNIIFVNNYLQTTNHQIYACGDIIRGYSLPNFAQYEAKIVLKNALFFSCFKVNYHGLPWAIFTEPNLARVGMTETQARQSYGHNLYVIKQYFKSITQAQILGETTGFLKLLVSPQGEILGCAIIGHQAIELINAIALMIKKKIKLNRNSICGLLQINIPYVYPSYGEILDQAINDFYQQKLARSKKSFNLLETWFNWRRRYK; the protein is encoded by the coding sequence ATGGCAGTAGATTACGATCTGTTGGTAATTGGTAGTAGTTGGGAAGGAATTTATGCTGCTGCTACGGCTGCTAAACTTAAAGCCCGTGTTGCCTTAGTAACTCAACATAAAACAGGATATTTTTCTAATTCAGAAAAATTTATTCGTCATAGTTTGACTCAAATTAGTTATTTGGTACAACAACGCCAAGAAAATCGTTTTGGTATTGCCGATGAGATTTTATCTGTTCCTAAAAATAGTCTTTTAGCAGCTAAACTTTGGGGTAAAGGAGTTGAGGAAAATTTAGTTGCAGAACAATCTTTGACTACATTAGCAAGTTTAGGAGTAGATGTAGTTTTTGATCGAGGTGAGTTTTGTCGATTACCAAAACAAGCTTTAATTGTTGGTCAAAGAAAGTTAGAATCTAGTGCTTATTTAATTGCAACTGGTTCTGATTTGGTAGTGAAATCAATTCCAGGAACAGCAGAAGTTGATTTTTTGACTATAACTGAACTTTTTAACCTAAAAGATTTAGATTCTTTGCCTAAAGATTTAGTTGTAATTGGAGATTGTTTTTGTACTTTAGAAGTAGTTCACAGTTTAGCAAAACTCGGAAAAAGTATTACTTTGATTGTTGAGCAAAAACGTCTTTTACCTCAAGAGGATTTAGATGTCGCTTTATTAATTCAAGCTCAGTTGGAAGCAGACCAAGTAAAAATTATTACTAATTCTCCTGTTACTCAAATAAAAAAAATTGATCGGAAAAAATGGTTGCAAGCAGGTAGTTATGCGATTGAAGCCGACGAAATTATTTTTGCTGGAGAAAGAACTCCTAATATTGATGGTTTAAATTTAGCAGGAGTTGGAGTTCAATATCAATCAAACATTATTTTTGTCAATAACTATCTACAAACAACTAATCATCAAATTTATGCTTGTGGAGATATAATCCGTGGTTATAGTTTACCAAATTTTGCTCAGTATGAAGCGAAAATTGTTTTAAAAAATGCTTTGTTTTTTTCTTGCTTTAAAGTTAATTATCATGGTCTTCCTTGGGCAATTTTTACTGAACCGAATTTAGCCAGAGTAGGAATGACAGAAACTCAAGCACGTCAATCTTATGGTCACAATCTTTATGTAATTAAACAATATTTTAAAAGTATTACTCAAGCTCAAATTTTAGGAGAAACTACAGGATTTTTAAAATTATTAGTCAGTCCTCAAGGAGAAATTCTTGGCTGTGCAATTATTGGTCATCAAGCAATAGAATTAATTAATGCGATCGCGCTTATGATCAAAAAGAAAATTAAACTTAATCGTAATAGTATTTGTGGCTTGTTACAAATTAATATTCCTTATGTCTATCCTAGTTATGGTGAAATCCTTGACCAGGCTATCAATGATTTTTATCAACAAAAATTAGCTCGTAGTAAAAAAAGTTTTAATCTATTAGAAACATGGTTTAATTGGCGACGGAGATATAAATAA
- a CDS encoding L-threonine-O-3-phosphate decarboxylase: MARPQHGGNLAWAAAIAGCPAFSIVDFSASINPLGPPQSALAAIQQSLDLLKSYPSPDYAELREILAHYHQIEPDYLLPGNGSAELLTWASRELSNLSVTYLITPAFGDYKRSLLAFDAKVFSCCLFDSLDGDLLGVLLNQGNSPIVPTNQPSGLLLNNPHNPTGKLWRREEIIPLLNRFALVVIDEAFMDFLPPEEDQSLISLVKDYPNLVILRSLTKFYSLPGLRIGYAIAHPQRLQRWQTWRDPWSVNILAECAAKAIIQDVDFQQQTWRWLPPARAELFEGLQNIPQLQPLPSAVNFLLVETNIPSSQLQEKLLKDYQILIRDCLSFPELGDRYFRVAVRSSAENQDLIQALKQVIANFN; encoded by the coding sequence TTGGCAAGACCGCAACATGGTGGAAATTTAGCTTGGGCAGCAGCAATCGCAGGCTGTCCAGCTTTTTCCATTGTAGATTTTTCTGCCAGTATTAATCCTCTAGGACCTCCTCAGAGTGCGCTGGCAGCAATTCAACAGAGTCTTGATTTATTAAAAAGCTATCCCAGTCCAGATTATGCTGAATTAAGAGAAATTTTGGCTCATTATCATCAAATAGAGCCAGATTATCTTCTTCCTGGTAATGGTTCGGCAGAGTTACTGACTTGGGCTAGTCGAGAATTATCTAATCTATCTGTTACTTATTTAATTACTCCTGCGTTTGGGGATTACAAGCGATCGCTTTTGGCTTTTGATGCCAAGGTATTTTCTTGTTGTTTGTTTGATTCTTTGGATGGGGATTTATTGGGCGTTTTGTTAAATCAGGGCAATTCGCCAATCGTCCCTACCAATCAACCATCAGGATTATTGTTAAACAATCCCCATAACCCCACAGGAAAACTGTGGCGTAGGGAGGAAATTATACCTTTATTAAACCGATTTGCTTTGGTGGTAATTGATGAGGCATTTATGGATTTTTTACCGCCAGAGGAGGATCAGAGTTTAATTAGTTTGGTTAAGGATTATCCCAATTTGGTTATTTTACGTTCCTTAACTAAGTTTTACAGTTTACCTGGCTTAAGAATTGGTTATGCGATCGCTCATCCTCAAAGATTACAACGCTGGCAAACTTGGCGCGATCCTTGGTCAGTCAATATTTTAGCCGAATGTGCAGCTAAGGCAATTATTCAAGATGTTGACTTTCAACAACAAACTTGGCGTTGGTTACCTCCTGCTAGGGCAGAATTATTTGAAGGGTTACAAAATATTCCTCAATTACAACCCTTACCAAGTGCCGTTAATTTTTTATTGGTAGAAACAAACATTCCCAGTTCTCAATTGCAAGAAAAATTATTAAAAGATTATCAAATATTAATTAGAGACTGTTTGAGTTTTCCTGAACTTGGCGATCGCTATTTTCGGGTTGCAGTTCGTTCTTCAGCAGAAAATCAAGATCTAATTCAAGCTTTAAAGCAGGTAATTGCCAATTTTAATTAG
- a CDS encoding DNA binding protein HU, which translates to MNKGELVDRISQKATVTKKQADAVLTAAIETIMEAVSEGDKVTLVGFGSFERRHRKEREGRNPKTGEKMSIPETNVPAFSPGKLFKDMVSPK; encoded by the coding sequence ATGAATAAAGGTGAATTAGTTGATCGCATTTCTCAAAAAGCTACCGTTACCAAAAAACAAGCTGATGCAGTTTTAACTGCTGCAATTGAAACAATCATGGAAGCTGTTTCTGAGGGCGATAAAGTCACTTTGGTTGGTTTTGGTTCTTTTGAACGTCGTCACCGCAAAGAAAGAGAAGGGCGTAATCCTAAAACTGGCGAAAAAATGTCAATCCCTGAAACTAACGTCCCCGCTTTCTCTCCTGGCAAATTGTTCAAAGATATGGTTTCCCCTAAATAA